A region of Tenuifilum sp. 4138str DNA encodes the following proteins:
- the hemW gene encoding radical SAM family heme chaperone HemW yields the protein MAGIYIHVPFCRKKCSYCDFYSVGEAKMDNHFTDFVLKELSLRNPLIADRIVKTIYFGGGTPSLLPTGNIKRIISGLGDFFGVDPNAEITIEVNPDDVTLELAEQYQAIGVNRVSIGIQSFNNDELIFLGRRHDVDKAVEAIRIFRKAGIANISIDLIYGLPHSTLKSWEHSLNVAFGLDIQHLSCYHLTYEEGTPLTRRVAKGTVIPLDEELSKAQFDLLCEMSKNYGFIHYEISNLAKPGYISKHNSGYWLGEEYLGLGPSAHSFNRSMRWWNPSSITGWEKEVDSANFPKNMEAIGEVTRFNELLITRLRTMWGVNLEEVANGFSPEIYNRLRKKIIPFTASGKMVMENNILKIPPSYYFISDSIVAELLMV from the coding sequence ATGGCAGGAATTTACATACATGTTCCGTTTTGTAGGAAAAAATGCAGCTACTGCGACTTTTACTCGGTGGGCGAAGCTAAAATGGATAACCATTTTACCGATTTTGTGCTTAAAGAGCTCAGCCTCAGGAACCCTTTAATAGCTGATAGAATAGTAAAAACCATTTACTTTGGAGGTGGTACACCATCGCTATTGCCTACTGGCAATATCAAGAGAATTATTTCCGGTTTAGGTGATTTTTTTGGAGTTGACCCCAATGCAGAAATTACCATTGAGGTAAACCCCGACGATGTTACCCTTGAGCTGGCTGAGCAATACCAAGCAATTGGTGTTAACAGGGTAAGCATTGGCATTCAATCGTTTAACAATGATGAGTTGATTTTTCTTGGCCGACGACACGATGTTGATAAAGCAGTTGAGGCTATTCGTATATTTAGGAAAGCGGGTATTGCAAACATCAGCATCGATTTAATTTATGGGCTACCCCATTCAACGTTGAAAAGTTGGGAACACTCGTTAAATGTAGCATTTGGGTTAGATATTCAGCACCTATCGTGCTACCACCTTACCTACGAGGAGGGAACCCCGCTTACCCGAAGGGTAGCCAAGGGAACTGTAATTCCCCTTGATGAAGAGCTGAGCAAGGCCCAGTTCGATTTGCTATGTGAGATGTCCAAAAATTATGGTTTCATTCACTACGAAATATCGAACCTGGCAAAACCGGGCTATATCTCAAAACACAACAGCGGTTACTGGTTGGGCGAAGAATACCTTGGTTTAGGCCCATCGGCACACTCATTCAACAGGTCAATGCGATGGTGGAATCCATCGTCCATTACCGGTTGGGAAAAGGAAGTTGACTCAGCCAATTTTCCCAAAAACATGGAAGCAATCGGTGAGGTTACCCGCTTTAATGAGCTACTCATTACCCGCCTACGGACTATGTGGGGTGTAAACCTTGAAGAGGTTGCGAATGGATTCTCACCTGAAATATATAACCGTCTTCGCAAAAAAATCATACCCTTTACTGCGTCGGGTAAAATGGTAATGGAAAACAACATCCTTAAAATTCCACCCAGCTATTACTTTATTAGCGACTCTATTGTGGCTGAATTACTTATGGTCTAA
- the rpiB gene encoding ribose 5-phosphate isomerase B — protein sequence MSKPTLAIASDHAGYSTKEELKKYLAELGYNVWDFGTHSDDSVDYPDFAHPLATAIEKGDYQLGILLCGSGNGVSITANKHQGVRSALCWLPEIATLARQHNDANVCAIPARFVSVSEAKQIVKAFLDAKFEGGRHTRRVEKIPVK from the coding sequence ATGAGTAAACCTACACTTGCCATTGCGTCGGATCATGCGGGATATTCAACCAAAGAGGAGCTTAAGAAATATCTTGCTGAGCTGGGGTATAATGTTTGGGATTTTGGAACACACAGCGACGATAGCGTTGATTACCCTGATTTTGCTCATCCGTTGGCAACTGCCATTGAAAAGGGCGATTACCAGCTAGGAATATTGCTTTGTGGCAGTGGTAACGGGGTATCAATTACAGCCAATAAGCACCAGGGGGTACGGTCGGCATTGTGCTGGTTACCGGAAATTGCTACTCTTGCCCGCCAGCATAACGATGCTAATGTTTGTGCCATTCCTGCCCGCTTTGTTAGCGTTAGTGAGGCCAAACAAATAGTAAAGGCTTTTCTTGACGCCAAGTTCGAGGGTGGCCGTCATACCCGTAGGGTTGAGAAAATTCCTGTGAAATAG